A genome region from Pygocentrus nattereri isolate fPygNat1 chromosome 10, fPygNat1.pri, whole genome shotgun sequence includes the following:
- the zgc:162989 gene encoding protein phosphatase 1 regulatory subunit 14B isoform X2: MASEPGTQSRVMFQTKEEEPPHRKLGKLTVKYNRKDLQRRLDIEEWIDGQLHLLYDCEEEEIPELEIDIDELLELSDEEQRTRLHTWHTPYTIPTRVLGQDS; encoded by the exons ATGGCGTCGGAACCGGGCACCCAGTCCAGGGTGATGTTTCAGACCAAAGAGGAGGAGCCCCCCCATCGCAAACTGGGCAAACTGACCGTTAAATACAACCGGAAAGACCTACAGAGGAGACTGGACATTGAGGAGTGGATCGATGGACAGCTGCACCTGCTGTATGACTGCGAg GAGGAAGAGATCCCAGAGTTGGAGATTGACATTGATGAACTTCTGGAGCTTTCAGATGAGGAGCAGAGAACTAGACTACAT ACTTGGCacacaccctacactataccaacaagagtccttgggcaagactcctaa
- the zgc:162989 gene encoding protein phosphatase 1 regulatory subunit 14B isoform X1, with protein MASEPGTQSRVMFQTKEEEPPHRKLGKLTVKYNRKDLQRRLDIEEWIDGQLHLLYDCEEEEIPELEIDIDELLELSDEEQRTRLHELLQECGKPKEDFINGLLYRMKGLRKMSGPLKK; from the exons ATGGCGTCGGAACCGGGCACCCAGTCCAGGGTGATGTTTCAGACCAAAGAGGAGGAGCCCCCCCATCGCAAACTGGGCAAACTGACCGTTAAATACAACCGGAAAGACCTACAGAGGAGACTGGACATTGAGGAGTGGATCGATGGACAGCTGCACCTGCTGTATGACTGCGAg GAGGAAGAGATCCCAGAGTTGGAGATTGACATTGATGAACTTCTGGAGCTTTCAGATGAGGAGCAGAGAACTAGACTACAT GAGCTTTTGCAAGAGTGTGGAAAGCCAAAAGAG GACTTTATCAACGGGTTGCTTTATCGGATGAAGGGCCTTCGCAAGATGTCAGGACCCCTCAAGAAATAG